The DNA region GGAGGTGAAGCCGTGGACGTTGGCCGACGGACGCGACGAGCTGTTCTTCGTGTTACCGGGCCACCGCTGCAGTCCTGTCGCCGACCGGCGGCAGCTACCCGATAGAACAACCACGCAGTCGGAGTTACGTTTCGACCGCAGCACCGAACAGTGGGTGGTCATCGCCGGGCTTCGCCAAGAGCGCACCTACAAGCCGCCGCCAGACCAGTGCCCGCTGTGCCCCGGACCCACCGGACTCACCAGTGAGGTGCCGGCTACCGACTACGATGTCGTCGTTTTCGAGAATCGCTTCGCGAGCTTGTCGGAAGCCGACGGATCTGGGTCCCCTCTTCCGGCGCCGGTCGGCGACGACTTCGTCTCCGCGCCGAGTCACGGTCGGTGCGAGGTCATCTGCTTCTCCAGCGACCACCACAGTTCGTTCGCGGACCTGAGTTTTCCCCAGGCCCAGCTCGTCGTCGAGGCATGGCGGCACCGCACTGCCGACCTCCTGTCACGACCCGGCATCGAGCAGGTGTTCTGTTTCGAGAACCGCGGCGAGGAGATCGGCGTGACGCTGACTCATCCGCACGGTCAGATATTCGGTTATCCCTACCTGACCCCCCGCACCGAGCGAATGCTTCGGGCGGCGCGGGCCCATCGGACGAGCCACGGCAGCAACTTGTTCGCCGACATCCTGGCGCAGGAGGTCGCCGCCGGAAGCCGAGTTGTCGCCACCAACAACGGTTTCACCGCCTTCGTGCCCTTCGCGGCACGCTGGCCGGTCGAGGTCCACATCTACCCGAACAGGTTCGTGCACAACCTGCTCGACCTCGACGCCGCCGAACTCGACGACTTCACAGAAATCTACCTGGATATCCTCAACCGGCTGGATCGCCTCTACCCCACCCCTCTGCCGTATATGGCGGCGTTGCACCAGTACTCCGATACCGACGCGCAGCGCGAGGGGTACTTCCACATCGAGGTGATCTCGACCCGACGCAGCGCCACCAAGCTGAAGTATCTGGCTTCCTCGGAATCGGCGATGGAGGCGTTCATCAGCGATGTGGTGCCGGAGGACGTCGCCGCCATGCTGCGAGGCGTGGAAGAGTGACCATCTCCCAAGACACCATCGAGTATTCGGCGCCCGGCCGGATCAACCTCATCGGCGAGCACACCGACTACAACCACGGCTTGGCGTTGCCGATCGCCCTGCCCGAGCGCACCGTCGTCACCTACCACCCCGACGACACCGATTCGCTCACCGTCAGTAGCGACCGCGCCTCCAACCCGGTGAGATTTCCGCTCGACGTGAATCCGGGTGAGGTCGACGGCTGGGCAAGCTACATCGCAGGAGTGGTCTGGGCGCTGCGGAGCTCAGGTCATGCGGTCACCGGCGGCACGATGGCGGTCACCGGCGGTGTCGAGATGGGCTCGGGGCTCGCGTCGTCGGCCGCTCTGGAGTGCGCGGCACTCGGCGCAATCCTCGCCGCCACGGGGCAACCGCTGGACCGGATCGCACAGGCACGCATCGCCCAGCGGGCCGAGAACGAATTCGTCGGCGCCCCGACAGGCCTGCTGGATCAGCTGGCGATACTCTTCGCCGAACCGCAACGGGCCCAGATGATCGACTTCCGCAGCGTCACAGTCGAATCAGTGGCTTTTGATCCGGACTCCCAGGGCGTTGCGCTTCTACTCATCAACTCCCATGCCACCCACCGGCACGCAGATGGTGAGTACGCCGCGCGACGCAGGTCGTGTGAGCGATCCGCCGCGGACCTGGGTGTCGCTTCGCTGCGGGACGTGCAGGACCGGGAACCGACACCGTGGGAGAAGGTCTCACATCCCGGCGACGCCCGCCGCGCCCGGCACATCATCACCGAGAACCAACGGGTGCTCGATGTTGTTGATGCGCTCGCTGTCCCCGACTACGTCGAAGTGGGTCGTCTGTTGACCGCGTCCCACACCTCGATGCGTGATGACTTCCAGATCACCACCGAGCACATCGATCTCATCGCCGAAACGGCGACTCTTGCAGGTGCGTTCGGCGCACGCATGACCGGCGGCGGATTCGGTGGTTGCGTGATCGCCCTGGTCGAGAAGGAGCGAATGGCTGCGGTCGATGCTGCTGTGCGTAACACGATGCAGCAGGGCGGATTCCGAACCCCAACCATCGTGCACACGCACGCCGGCGGCGGTGCCGGCCACGCAGTGAGCCCAACGCCGGGCTGATGACCTCACGGCGCCTTGTCTTGGTCGTCAGGATCAGTGGACTCTCCGATGAGTAGGTCATGCAGGGTGTTCGATGTCGTGTGCGCTGCCGCCGAGAACGGCTCGAGGACAATGTGCACCCCGGTGGCGTGCAGTTTCGCGGCATCGTGTGGCGTGTGGGCGGTCAACGCGATGGTGCCGACGTACTGGTGGTGACGAAGGCCGTGGAGGAGAGCCAGGTTGGTTTGCAGCATCGGGATGGCGCTGACGACATACTTCGCCTTCTCCAGCGGCAGAGCCGCCAGAAGGTCCACGTCCTCCGCGCTGCCGAACGTCGTCGTCACGCCGTCACCGTCGTTCGTCTTCACCGAGTGCGGGTCGAAGTCGACCGCGAGCACGCGGTGGCCGGCAGCGCTGAGCCGGCGCGCCAGATGGCTACCGAATCGACCGAGTCCGAAAACGATCACGTCGTACTCATCTTCTGCGCCAACATGTTCCGGTGCCTTGCTACCACTGCGCTCGAACACGGCCAGCCACCGTTTCACCCTGTCGTAGAGCTGGTGGGAGTACATGATCATGTAGGTCGATCCCGCGATGGTGATCAGGCCGACCACCGTGATCAGACTGACGGTGGCACTGGTGATATGGCCGAGGCTCAATCCCAGCGCGGCCAGGATCAGCGAGAACTCCGATATCTGGGCGACCGTCAACCCTGCGAGGAAGCCGATGCGCACGGGGTAGCGCATCGCCGCCATGATCACGATGACGATCAACGGGTTTCCGATCAACACGAATGCCGAGAAGATCACGGCCTCGGTGATCTGCCTTGCAGCGTCTGTGAATTCGAGTCGGGCACCGAGATCGAGGAAGAAGAACAACAACAGGAAGTCGCGCAGGCTGACCAGCCGCGCTCCGAGCGCCTCACGGTATGGGGTGCTCGCCAACGACACACCTGCGAGGAAGGCGCCGACTTCGGAACTGAACCCCAGCCACTCGCTCAACGCCGCCAACGACGTCGCATAAGCCACACCGAACAGCACCAGGAGCTCTTGGGACTTTGCAACGTGAGGCAGCAACCACGGCAGGATGTAGCGCATGAGCAGCCAAGTTCCACCGATCAGGCCTGCACCCTTGATCAGCACGCTGGCGATACCCAGCCCGAGGTTATCGCCGGTGTCCTGCCCGAAGGCGGTGAGCGCGATCATCACCAGGACCACGACGATGTCCTGGACGATCAGGAAGCCGATCGCGATCCGGCCGTGCAGCTGGTCCAGTTCCCGTTTGTCCGACAACAATTTGACGATGATGATCGTCGACGAAAATGTCAGAGCCACTGCGACATAGACCGCAGTGACACTGTCCATGCCGAGCCCCACGGCGATGAGGAAGCCGACCACCGAGGTGAAGAGCACCTGCCCCAGCCCCGTCGCCAATGCCACGGGGCCAGTGCTGCGGATCATGTGCAGGTCGAGCCGCAATCCGACCAGGAACAACAGGATCGCGATGCCGAGCCTTGCCAGTAGTTCGATCGTGCTGTCAGCCGATACCCATCCGGTGCCCACCGGACCGACCGCGATGCCTACGACAATGAACGCGACGATGAGGGGTTGACGTAGCCGGGTGGCGATCAACCCGGCGACGGCGGCGATCGCCAAGATGACAGCGATCGTGGTGAATGGGTGCAGGTCCATGATCAGCCGTCCACTGCCGGTACAACGAGCACGTCGGATTGTGATTGGCGCATCACCTGTTGGGCAACGCTGCCGAGAAGTGCGTACGACACCGGTGAACGCGCACCTGTCCCGACAACCACCAGGTCGGCAGCGTAGGCGTGGCACACCTCCACCAGGCGAGTCGCGGGGTGGCCCGATGTGATGACAACCTCCTTCAAGGGTGTGGGCAGTGCGTCAGCAAGTCGCGCGATATGTTCGCGGACCACTTCGGTAGAGGTTCGCCGGAGTTCCTCGATCTCCTCTTCGCCGACTCCGTTCATCCGCAACAGGTTTTCACCGACCACGGTGCACGCATGGAAGACGCTGTGTTCCGCGACGGGCGTCAGCCCCGAGGCGAACCGGGCGGCATCGGCCGATGTCGCGGAGGTATCCACGGCGAGGACGACCTTGCGGTATGCGCCCTCGGCGGGCTTCTTCACCAGCAGGACGGCGACGGGGCTCATCCGCACCAGGTTTTCGGTAGTGCTGCCCAAGAACGCGTCGGCCAGCCAATGTGCACCGTGCGCCCCGACGACCACCAGGTCGGCCCCGCAGTCCACTGCCGCGCTGGCGATCTCGCGGGCCGCCGTTCCCCGGCGGATCGTGATGTCCACTGGGGCGCCGTCAAGGTGATCGGCGAGGTGTGCTTCCAGGCTATTGATCGCACGATCGGCATTCTCTTCGCCGATTTCGGCCGGCAGCACGAGCAATGCGGTCAAGACAGAGCCGTGTTCACGCGATAGTTGGGCGACTCGGGTCACCGCCATCCCCGCCCACGGCGACAAGTCGGTCGCGACCAGAATATGCCTGGGCGGCGTATCGGCGACCCCCATTCCAGCTCCTCTCCATTTCATTGGGCCGTTCTGCGCGCCCGTAGCCACTTCTCCGCGCCGACGGCCACGCTGACGACGACGGCGATCGCCAGGATGCGCAGCCAGACTCCGACGTCCAGCGGCGCGGTCTGGAACACCGTGTTCATCGCAGGCAGGTAGGTGATCGCGAGCTGCAAGATGGCCTGCGTAGCCACCCCGACGATGAGCCAGTGGTTGGTGAAGAATCCGATGCGCCATGCGGAGTGGGTAAACGAGCGACAGCTGAACAGATAGAACGACTGGACGACCGCGAACACGTTGATCGCTGCGGTACGCGCTTCGGGCAATGTCGCCCCGTTGGCCAGTTCCCATTCGAAGAGCCACCACGCGCCGGCGACCAGCAGAGTCGACACCAGCAGAATCCGCCCGACGAGCGCGCGCGTGAGCAGAGACTGGCCGGGGTCGCGCGGCGGCCGGGTCATCACATCCGCCTCTTTCGGCTCGAATGCGAGCATCAGACCGAGCGCTACGGCAGTGGTCATGTTGATCCACAAGATCTGAGTCGGCAGGATCGGCAGCGATGTCCCCAGCGCGATCGCCGTGACGATCACCAGGCCCTGACCGATGTTGGTGGGCAGGGTCCAGGTGATGAACTTGGTCAGGTTGTCGAAGACTCCCCGGCCCTCCTCGACCGCCGCCTCGATGGTCGCGAAGTCGTCATCGGTGAGCACCATATCGGCGGCGTCCTTGGCGACCTCGGTGCCGCTTGCACCCATCGCGACTCCGATGTTCGCCTGCCGCAACGCCGGCGCATCGTTGACGCCGTCGCCGGTCATCGCGACGACGTGACCCTTGTCCTGCAAGGCCTCGACAAGTCGCAGCTTCTGCTCTGGCGAGACTCTGGCGAAGACACTCGCCCGCTCAACCGCTTCGGGGAACTCCTCGGACGGCAGCGCGGCGAGATCCGCACCCGTCAACACCATTCCGTGGGTGCCCGTGCGGTCGTCGAGGACCCCCACTGCCGCGGCGATCGCGCTGGCGGTGCCGGCATTGTCACCCGTGATCATCTTCACCGCGATGCCCGCGGAGTGGCATACGCTCACCGCCGATGTGGCGGCCGCTCGGGGCGGGTCGAGCATGGCCTGCAGACCGGTCAGCGTCATCGAACCGACGAGCGCGTTCTCGGTGAACTCAACAGGGTCGCCCGACGGGCCGACACCGATCGCCAACACCCGAAGCCCTTTGGCGGCAAGCCCTTCTGCGGCTTCGAGCACCGCCGGGCGATCGATGGACCGGCACGATCCGTCAGCACACATCTGCGTGCTGCACAGTTCGACCATCCGCTCGACTGCGCCTTTCACGAGCACCACATCGTCGTCGCGATCGGACCTGTGCAGGGTGGCCATGTATTGGCGTTCCGAGCTGAACGGGATCGCCCCGACTCGGGTAAAGCTCTCGGCACGGCTCTCCGGAGTGAGACCGGCCTTGGCTGCTACGACCAGCATGGCCGCTTCGGTCGGATCCCCGACGATGTCCCACCGCTCACCGGCGCGCGTCAGAGCGGCGTCGTTGCAGGCCGCTCCGGCAAGCAGCGTCCATCGCAGCGCGGCGTTCGTCTCGATCGACGCCGGTCTTCCGTCGTGCGTGAGCAAGACCCCGTCGACCGCATATCCGGAACCGGTTACTTGCACCCACTCGTCGGCCGTCCAGATCTCCCGCACCGTCATCTGATTCTCCGTGAGGGTTCCGGTCTTGTCGGCGCAGATGACCGTGGTGCTGCCGAGGGTTTCCACAGCAGGCAAACGTCGAATAACCGCCCGGCGCTTGGCCATTCGCGAGACTCCGATGGCCAGCGTGATCGTCACGGCGGCCGGGAGGCCTTCGGGGATCGCCGCGACGGCGAGCGCGATCGCCGCGGTGAAGGTCTCCACGGCGTCCTGTCTGCGCAACAGTCCGATCGCAAAGGTGAGCGCGGCCAGACCCAGGATTCCCACGGTCAGCACCTTGCTGAACTGGGCGAGCTTCGCGGTCAGTGGGGTCGCCAATGTCGTTGCGGCGCCGACGAGCCGGTGAATCTCCCCGATCTCGGTTTCCGCTCCCGTGGCCACCACGATGCCCGCACCTGTGCCCGCCGTCACCAAGGTGCTCGAGTGAACCATGTTCCGGCGATCCGCCACCACGGTCGGGTCGGGGAGTACGACGTCGTCCTTCGGTACCGACACCGACTCACCGGTCAACGCCGACTCGTCCACGCGCAGTTCGGTCTGGCGAAGCAGCCGGATATCCGCGGGAACTTTGTCGCCTGCTTCGACGAGCACCAGGTCACCCGGCACGAGTTGCTCCGACTCGACAGTGCGTTCACGGCCGTCACGAACCACTCTGGCCACGGTGTGGACCATCGCCCGCAGGCTCTGCAGCGCCGCCTCGGCCCTGGACTCCTGGATGTA from Mycobacterium sp. DL includes:
- a CDS encoding cation:proton antiporter family protein; amino-acid sequence: MDLHPFTTIAVILAIAAVAGLIATRLRQPLIVAFIVVGIAVGPVGTGWVSADSTIELLARLGIAILLFLVGLRLDLHMIRSTGPVALATGLGQVLFTSVVGFLIAVGLGMDSVTAVYVAVALTFSSTIIIVKLLSDKRELDQLHGRIAIGFLIVQDIVVVLVMIALTAFGQDTGDNLGLGIASVLIKGAGLIGGTWLLMRYILPWLLPHVAKSQELLVLFGVAYATSLAALSEWLGFSSEVGAFLAGVSLASTPYREALGARLVSLRDFLLLFFFLDLGARLEFTDAARQITEAVIFSAFVLIGNPLIVIVIMAAMRYPVRIGFLAGLTVAQISEFSLILAALGLSLGHITSATVSLITVVGLITIAGSTYMIMYSHQLYDRVKRWLAVFERSGSKAPEHVGAEDEYDVIVFGLGRFGSHLARRLSAAGHRVLAVDFDPHSVKTNDGDGVTTTFGSAEDVDLLAALPLEKAKYVVSAIPMLQTNLALLHGLRHHQYVGTIALTAHTPHDAAKLHATGVHIVLEPFSAAAHTTSNTLHDLLIGESTDPDDQDKAP
- a CDS encoding galactokinase, which translates into the protein MTISQDTIEYSAPGRINLIGEHTDYNHGLALPIALPERTVVTYHPDDTDSLTVSSDRASNPVRFPLDVNPGEVDGWASYIAGVVWALRSSGHAVTGGTMAVTGGVEMGSGLASSAALECAALGAILAATGQPLDRIAQARIAQRAENEFVGAPTGLLDQLAILFAEPQRAQMIDFRSVTVESVAFDPDSQGVALLLINSHATHRHADGEYAARRRSCERSAADLGVASLRDVQDREPTPWEKVSHPGDARRARHIITENQRVLDVVDALAVPDYVEVGRLLTASHTSMRDDFQITTEHIDLIAETATLAGAFGARMTGGGFGGCVIALVEKERMAAVDAAVRNTMQQGGFRTPTIVHTHAGGGAGHAVSPTPG
- a CDS encoding universal stress protein — protein: MGVADTPPRHILVATDLSPWAGMAVTRVAQLSREHGSVLTALLVLPAEIGEENADRAINSLEAHLADHLDGAPVDITIRRGTAAREIASAAVDCGADLVVVGAHGAHWLADAFLGSTTENLVRMSPVAVLLVKKPAEGAYRKVVLAVDTSATSADAARFASGLTPVAEHSVFHACTVVGENLLRMNGVGEEEIEELRRTSTEVVREHIARLADALPTPLKEVVITSGHPATRLVEVCHAYAADLVVVGTGARSPVSYALLGSVAQQVMRQSQSDVLVVPAVDG
- a CDS encoding HAD-IC family P-type ATPase, with amino-acid sequence MAAPAPVAMSAHHGMSGHEVVLLLETDPHRGLNGDEATERARRFGLNVLPQPAGAGLLVRILRQFHHPLIYVLLVAGVVTALLGEYVDSAVIFGVVFVNAVVGYIQESRAEAALQSLRAMVHTVARVVRDGRERTVESEQLVPGDLVLVEAGDKVPADIRLLRQTELRVDESALTGESVSVPKDDVVLPDPTVVADRRNMVHSSTLVTAGTGAGIVVATGAETEIGEIHRLVGAATTLATPLTAKLAQFSKVLTVGILGLAALTFAIGLLRRQDAVETFTAAIALAVAAIPEGLPAAVTITLAIGVSRMAKRRAVIRRLPAVETLGSTTVICADKTGTLTENQMTVREIWTADEWVQVTGSGYAVDGVLLTHDGRPASIETNAALRWTLLAGAACNDAALTRAGERWDIVGDPTEAAMLVVAAKAGLTPESRAESFTRVGAIPFSSERQYMATLHRSDRDDDVVLVKGAVERMVELCSTQMCADGSCRSIDRPAVLEAAEGLAAKGLRVLAIGVGPSGDPVEFTENALVGSMTLTGLQAMLDPPRAAATSAVSVCHSAGIAVKMITGDNAGTASAIAAAVGVLDDRTGTHGMVLTGADLAALPSEEFPEAVERASVFARVSPEQKLRLVEALQDKGHVVAMTGDGVNDAPALRQANIGVAMGASGTEVAKDAADMVLTDDDFATIEAAVEEGRGVFDNLTKFITWTLPTNIGQGLVIVTAIALGTSLPILPTQILWINMTTAVALGLMLAFEPKEADVMTRPPRDPGQSLLTRALVGRILLVSTLLVAGAWWLFEWELANGATLPEARTAAINVFAVVQSFYLFSCRSFTHSAWRIGFFTNHWLIVGVATQAILQLAITYLPAMNTVFQTAPLDVGVWLRILAIAVVVSVAVGAEKWLRARRTAQ
- the galT gene encoding galactose-1-phosphate uridylyltransferase, with the protein product MTPTEVKPWTLADGRDELFFVLPGHRCSPVADRRQLPDRTTTQSELRFDRSTEQWVVIAGLRQERTYKPPPDQCPLCPGPTGLTSEVPATDYDVVVFENRFASLSEADGSGSPLPAPVGDDFVSAPSHGRCEVICFSSDHHSSFADLSFPQAQLVVEAWRHRTADLLSRPGIEQVFCFENRGEEIGVTLTHPHGQIFGYPYLTPRTERMLRAARAHRTSHGSNLFADILAQEVAAGSRVVATNNGFTAFVPFAARWPVEVHIYPNRFVHNLLDLDAAELDDFTEIYLDILNRLDRLYPTPLPYMAALHQYSDTDAQREGYFHIEVISTRRSATKLKYLASSESAMEAFISDVVPEDVAAMLRGVEE